The Rissa tridactyla isolate bRisTri1 chromosome 24, bRisTri1.patW.cur.20221130, whole genome shotgun sequence genome has a window encoding:
- the TMT1A gene encoding putative methyltransferase-like protein 7A, with the protein MTEPSILFLRACLALLAMPIYLLSFLGIWEPFCKKIFFPFFLEKLSAVHESKVKKQKQELFHNLPNFKSPSGELKLLEIGTGCGPNFQFYPPGCRVTCTDINPNFQQGLSRSMNKNQHVQYERFLVAAGEDLHQVPSGSVDAVVCTLVLCSVQDVNGTLREVLRVLRPGGVFYFLEHVAADRSSWRYFWQQVCYPTWKLVFAGCCLTREIWKNLEQANFSELSLRHTSVALPWTPIKPHIIGYAVK; encoded by the exons ATGACAGAGCCCAGCATCCTCTTCCTCCGCGCCTGCCTGGCGTTGCTGGCCATGCCCATCTACCTGCTGTCCTTCCTGGGCATATGGGAGCCTTTCTGCAAGaagatatttttccctttcttcttagAGAAGCTTTCTGCAGTTCACGAAAGTAAAGTGAAAAAGCAGAAGCAGGAGCTATTTCACAACCTACCCAACTTCAAGAGCCCCTCAGGAGAGCTGAAGCTGCTGGAGATCGGGACCGGCTGCGGTCCCAACTTCCAGTTCTACCCGCCAGGCTGCAGAGTCACCTGCACCGACATAAACCCCAACTTCCAGCAAGGCCTCTCCAGAAGCATGAACAAGAACCAGCACGTCCAGTACGAGCGTTTCCTGGTCGCCGCAGGAGAAGACCTGCACCAGGTGCCCAGCGGCTCTGTGGACGCCGTGGTCTGCACCCTGGTCCTCTGCTCCGTGCAGGACGTGAACGGCACCCTGAGGGAGGTTCTGCGAGTGCTCCGACCA GGAGGCGTTTTTTATTTCTTGGAGCACGTGGCCGCCGACCGTTCCAGCTGGAGGTACTTTTGGCAGCAGGTCTGCTATCCGACTTGGAAACTCGTCTTTGCCGGGTGCTGCCTAACGAGGGAGATCTGGAAGAATCTCGAACAGGCCAACTTCTCGGAGCTGAGCCTGCGGCACACCAGCGTGGCGCTGCCCTGGACGCCCATCAAGCCCCACATCATTGGGTACGCCGTGAAGTAG